CGGTGGGTGGGGAAGCCCGGCGACAACTCCCGCGACCGAGTGTGGGGCCCGAGGGCCGTGTCTTCTGGCCGGAGCAGCGACCGGCCACCGGCGGCGGGCGTGGTGGTGCGGTGACGCTGCGCAGTGTCACGATCGATGGCGCGGACCTGCAGGATCATCTGGTGTTGCCGAACGCCGACGAGATCGTGCCCTCACCCGACGGGCGCTTTGTGGCGTTTCAGGAAGGCGACAATGTGTACGTGACGCCGTTCGTGTGGGGCGGCGTGGGCGGGAACGCGCTGCGCGTGGAGAAGCGGCGCGGGCAGATGCCGGTGACGGCGCTGACGCGTGACGGCGGCCTCTTTCCGCGCTGGCGCGACAGCGTCACGCTCGAGTACTCAAGCGGCGCCGCGTTCTACGTGCACCATGTGAACACCGGGCGCTCGGATACCACGGCGCTCAAGGTGAGCGCCCCGCGTGCGATGCCGACCGGAACGATCGCCATCACGAATGCCCGCATTCTGCCGATGAACGGGAAGGCGGCGATCGAGAAGGGGACGATCGTGTCGAAAGCGGGCCGCATCACCTGCGTGGGGTCGTGCAGCACGGCCGGCGCCGATCGAGTGGTGAACGCCAGTGGCAAGACGATCATCCCTGGCCTCGTGGATATGCACTCGCATCATTATCGCGAGTGGCGCGGCATGCGTCCGCGACACGATTTCGAACAGGCGATCTATCTGGCGTACGGCGTCACGACGACGATGGACGTGTCGATGTGGAGCCAGAACATGTTCCCCACCGCCGAGCTCATCGAGGTCGGCGAAGTGGTGGGCCCGCGCGGCTTCAGCACGGGTGACAACATCACCGCCGGCGACGCGGCGCGCGCGAATGAGATCAACACGCCGCGCGACGCGCTGGCGATGGTGAGCAAGATGGCCAGTTGGGGGGCGACGGCGGTGAAGCAGTACGCGCAGCCGCGGCGCGACCAGCGGCAGTGGATGGCCGAGGCGGCACGCAGCGTGGGGGTGAACCTCACCTCCGAAGGGGGCTTCTTCTTCGAAGATCTGGCGTTCATCATGGACGGCCAGACCGGCTGGGAGCACGCGTTCAGCGAAGTCCCGATGTACGCCGACGGCGCCAAGTTCCTGGGCAAGGCGGGGGCGACGTACTCGCCGACGCTCGTGGTGGCCGGCCCGGGACCGTGGAGCATCGAGTACTGGTTCCAGGAGTCGGACGTGTGGAAGGATGCGAAGCAGCGGGCGTGGTTCCCGTGGCGCTCGCTGGTGCCGCATACGCGCGTCCGCACGCTCCGCCCCACGACGGACTACAGCTTCCCGTTCATTGCGCAGGCGATGGCCGACATCATTGCCGAAGGCGGCACAGGCGCACTGGGGAGCCACGGCGAGCATCATGGTCTCGCGCCGCACTGGGAGCTGTGGATGGGCGCGAGCGCCCTCGGGAACCTGGGCGCGCTCGAAGTCGCGACGATGCACGGCGCGCGGTTCCTCGGCGCGGATCGCGACATCGGGAGTCTGGAGGTGGGCAAGCTCGCCGACCTGATCGTGCTCAACGGCAACCCGTTGCAGAACATTCGCGCGACGGCCGATGCGCGATATGTCATGAAGGGCGGTGTGCTGTACGACGCGATGTCGCTCGACGAGCTGTGGCCCAAGGGGGTGCCCTTTGGCCCGCACAGCTGGGCCAACGAGGACGCGTTGCAGCAGAACGTGAAGAAGACGACCACCTTCGACGCCAAGCGCCCCTGATGTCATTTCCGTTGCCGTTCCATGTCACCCGCGTGGTGGTGGGGCATCACCTCCACGCGGGGATGGTGTCGTACCTCCAGGCGCGCCGCCCGGCGCTGGAGGTGGTGGGCGCCCCGATTCCGGAGCTCACCGCCGCGCACTTCGCGAACGCCGATGCCTAACTGGGCTTCAAGCGACCGCCCGGTGTGGACACGCTCGGCAGCGTGCGCTGGGTGCACAGCACCGGCGCCGGTGTGGATGGATGGCTGCGTGGCGCCCCGCTCGACCCGGGTATCCTCGTGACCCGATCGCCGGAGCTGTTCGGTGGGCAGATCACCGAGTGGGCGATCACGCGCATCTTTGCCCTGCAGCAGGATCTCTTTCGCCTGCGGGATGCCCAGCAGGCACGGGTCTGGGACCAGCACGAGGTTCCGCGCGTCGCCGGCACGCGCGCGCTGTTTGTGGGCACGGGCGATATCGGGCGCACGATGGCCACCGCTCTGACTGCGTTGGGGGTGCACTGTTCGGGTGTGAGTCGTTCGGGGGTCAGTGACTGCGCGGCGTTCACGTCGGTGCACCCATTGTCCGCGCTTCCGGAGCGGGTCGCCACCGCCGATTGGATCGTGGTGTCGCTGCCGAACACGCCGGAGACGTACCGACTGATCGACCACGCGGTGCTCGCGCAGTGCCGCGGCGCCGTCCTGCTCAACTGCGGGCGTGGCACGGTGGTGGAGCAAGCCGCGATTCCCGAGGCGCTCGATCGCGGTTGGCTGCGCGCGGCGGTGCTCGATGTGTTTGAAGAAGAGCCGCTGCCGACGGACTCGCCGCTGTGGGGCGATCCACGCGTGATCGTCTCGCCGCACATGTCGGGACTGACGACGGTGGAGGGGGCGGCGGCGGGGTTTCTGGAGTGCCTGGAGTGCTTGGAGCGGGGGGAGATGCCGCGTTGGGCGATTGATCGGGTGCGGGGGTACTGAGCGCACGACTCCGGCTGTCGCTCGCCTCCCCAGCTCGCCTCTCAGGGAGCTGAGCCTGGAGACTCGGACTCGGACTCGGACTCGGACTCACACTCACGCTGGCAACCGCTCGCTCGCCGCTATTCGCCCCGTGTGGTGAGTTTCGGGCGAGAGGCGAGAGGCGAGTGGGAGTTTGGGACTTGAGTGGTGAGTGGTGAGACCGACGATGTCTCATGCGGGAATCCCTGATGCGTGGCCGGTGTTTCGGGTGCACCGTGGGGACACTTCCCGCTCAAGGAGGCGGCCGATGTGGGGGACCCGTGCTCGGATGCAGGCGATGGTCGCATTGGCGACCGCGTGCGTAGTGACGCCCACCGCGCTGGCGGCGCAGGACGAGCCGACGGCGGATTTCAAAGCGGCCCATGAACAGTTTGCGGCCGGACAGCTTCGCCCGGCGGCGAATACCCTGCTCCGCGCGACGTTGTACATCCGGCAGCAGGTGGGGCGCAGTCGGGATGAGACGACGGGGATGCAGCTCCTGAACGCCGAGGGGGCGATTGAGAAGCTGGCGCTCGGGTTGCGCGAGGGGCGCACGATGAGCGTGAAGGCGTTCGACCAGGAACTCGTGCGCGTGGACCGGTTGCTGGCGCAGCACTACGTGCAGATGGCGGTCGGCGCGATCGCGCATCCGAAGGCGAATGACTGCCCGGTGATCGCGCGAGACATCCGCCAGGGGGCCTTCCACTATGAGCGCACGATCACGCTGGATGGCCGGTCACCGCTGCCAGAGGTCGCGACGCTGCTGACGGATGTGCGGACGCTGGCCACCGAGATCGAAAGCACGAAGGCGGTGCCCAAGACGGCGGCGGCCACGCTGGCGGTCCTCGATCGGCAGATCTCGGGCGCGACGGTGATGGCGGTGTCGCAGCGGTAGACGCGTTGGCTGACGGCGCGGTGGTCGCTCGACCTGTGCCGACACGGTAAGTTGGGGGGCGATGTCACCCGCCCCCCTCTTGTCCGATACGGACGCCGATCTGCTGGACCCGGAGCTGAGCCTGCTGGCCTTTCAGCACCGGGTGCTGGCGCTTGCGGGCGATCCGGCGGTGCCGCTGCTTGAGCGGCTGCGCTTCCTGGGGATCGTCACCAGCAACCTCGACGAGCTGTACATGGTGCGCATGGCGGAGCTGCGCCGCGCCGCCGTCGAGGAGGTCATGCGGACGGGAGCGACGGGCACCGCCACGCGCACCCTCGAGCGGGTCGAGGCCGAAGTGGCCGAGATCATGGCCACCATGAGCCGCCATGCGGCCGCCTGTCTCTTCGAGGCTGAGACCCGTGGCGTGGGGCTGCTGAGCTGGGAAGCGCTGAGCGCCACGGAGCGCGAAGCGCTGCGCCACGTCTACCTGCGCGACATCCAGCCCACCCTGCACTCGCATGCGGTCACGCTGAGCCCCGGGCATCCGGTGCCGCATCTGGCGCATCTGGGGCTGTTTGTCGCGGTGGTGTATCGCGATGCGCCCGGCGAGCGCTTGCGGGTGGCCGAGCATGAGCTGCCGCGCGATATCCCGCGGCTGTTGCCGGTCCCGGGGCATGCGGGGCATGTCATTGCGCTCGAGGATGTGCTTCGGGCCAACGTCCCCGCGCTGTACCCCGATGTGATCGTGGAGAGTGCGCATCTGTTTCGCGTCACGCGCGGCGGCGATCTGCATTTGACCGAGCATGACGGGGAGGACCTGCTCGATGCGGTGGATCGGGCGACGGCGCTTCGCCCGATGAATCCGGCCGTGCGTGTCGAGGTGGATACGAGCATGCCGAGCGCGGTGAGTGCGCTGTTGCTGGAGAGCCTGCACCGCGAGGCCATCGGGCGCGACATGGCCCTCACCGTGACGAGTGTGCAGGTGGTGGATGGCCTGCTCGACCTGCGCTGTCTCACGCAGCTGCCGCTACCCGCCGATGATGCGACGCTGACCTATCCGCCGCTCGTGCCGCGGACGCCGCTGCCGGCCACGAGCCTCTTCGACACCATCCGGGATGGCGATGTGCTGGTCCATCATCCCTTCGAGAGCTTCGATGACACCGTCGTGCGCTTCTTCGAGGAGGCGGCGGCCGATCCGCAGGTGACGACGATGGCCTCCACGCTCTATCGCGTGGGGAATCCCTCACCGGTCGCCGGGGCTCTCCTGCTGGCTGCGCAGGCGGGAAAGCGCGTCTTTGCCCTCGTGGAACTGCAAGCGCGATTTGACGAGGAGCACAATGTGCGCTGGGCCCGGGCGATCGAACGCGCGGGTGGTCAGGTCGTGTATGGGTTGCCCGGGCTCAAGGTGCACGCCAAGGCGGCGCTGGTGGTGCGACGCGAAGGGGATACGCTCCGTCGCTACGTGCATGTGGGCTCGGGCAACTACAACGTGCGGAGTGGCCGGCAGTACACCGATCTCTCGCTCTTCAGTGCACGGCCGGCACTGGGCGAGGACATTGCGACGCTCTTCCGGGCCCTCGCGGCGGAAGACGGCACGGCGCCCCATGCGCCGGACGCGCTCCCCAACGACGCGTTGTGTGCCCCGCATCAGCTGCGGCCTGCGCTGCTGGCGCGCATCGCGCGCGAAATCGCGCATGCCGAAGCGGGCCGACCGGCGGGGCTGACGTTCAAGATGAACGCGCTCGCCGATCAAGAGATGGTCCGCGCGCTCTATCGCGCGTCGAAAGCGGGGGTGAGGGTGCAGCTGCTCGTGCGCGGGATCTGCATTCTGCGCCCGGGCGTGGCGCCCTATTCCACGAACATCTCGGTGGCGAGTGTGGTGGGGCGCTTTCTCGAGCACTCGCGCATCTACCGCTTCGAGAATGGCGGTACGCCGGAGTTCCTCATCGGGTCGAGCGACCTGCGCCCGCGCAATCTGCGGCGTCGGGTGGAGTTGCTGGTCCCGGTGCCCGATCGGGCGCATCAGCAGCAGCTCGATGCGATCCTGGCGCAGTACCTGCACGATCCGTCGGCGTGGCAGCTCGCCCCCGATGGCACGTATGTCCCGGGCCGTGGTGGCGGACGCACGGCGCAGGACGGGTTCCTCGCTCCGCCCTGATGGACGGCAGGATGCGACCCGGTCGGAGACTGCTGGCGGGAGCCTGTCTGCTCACCGCCTGTGCGGGCAGCAAGGACACCACGCAGGGTGGCGGCGCCGCGAAGGCCTCGGTCTCGCCGGGCGCGCAGAGCTATCAGCGCGTCTGCGCCAATTGCCACCTCGAGACCGGCCTGGGGATGGTGCCGGCGTATCGCTCGCTCGTCGGTTCGCCGTGGGCGACGGGATCGGTGGACCGCGCGGTGGCCATCGTACTCTTCGGCGTGCAGGGCCCGGTGAGGGACGTCGACGTCACCTACTACACCGCCATGCTCCCCTACGGCAGCGGCGCCAGGATGAGCGACGACGAGGTGGCGGCGGCGATCACGCACGTGCGGACGAGCTGGGGAAACCACGCCAGTGTGGTCACCGCCGCCGACGTGGCGCGGGTCCGGGCGCGGTTCCCCGCGCGAACCACCGGCTTCACGCAGGCGGAACTGGACGGCTGGACGGACCAGCCGTGAGACCAAACGCGCCCGGCGTGTGACGAACGGCGCCCGTCCCGCGGGCGCTTTTTCGTCAAGTGAGAAAAACCGATCGGGACACTCCCTGTTTTTGGTGACTGCTGCCGATATTCCTCAGCGATGTCCGATCGCGTTGTCCGATATCCCGCAGTCACTCCCCAACATCCTGACCGTATATGTGGAACGAACTTTGTGATGAGGCGCATGAGGCGCATGCGATGCAGGTCATTCATCGCGCGGTGCTCGTGATCGCTACCGTCTTCCTGTCGTTCGGTGGGTACGCCATTGCCACGCGCCTGGGCGCGGATCATCCGCCGACGTCGGTGGCCTATGGCACGAAGGCGCCGGCGGCTGATGTGGTGGTGATTGGGGACTGAGGGGCGGCAGACAAACGAAAAAAGCGTATACGTGGGGCGTATACGTGGGGCGTATACGTGGGGCGTATACGTGATGCGTATACGAAATGCGGGGGGATTCCTTGGAATCTCCCCGCGTTTTCGTTGCGGACCGCTGATGGTCAGAAGCTGGTGATGTTCCAGCGGATGTCGTGAATACGAAAGGTGCCGTACTTGAAGACGCGGCCGGAGGCGAAGTGCCAGAGGGCGTCGCCCTCGCTGGCGATGCGCCGGCCGTCGAAGAACTGATAGGCGCGCAGGGGCGTGGTCCAGCGGTCGCCGTCATCGGGGAGGGCGTGGCGGTCGTCGGAACGGAAATCCACCAGATCGCCCTCGGCGTCAAAGACCAGCGTGGCCGTCACGCTATGCGCGCCGTGCGTGAAGCGCACGTCCACTTCACGCGCGCTGCGCGGGGTGAAGGCGAAGCGTGAATCGATGAGCGCCGACGGTGCCATGATGCAGAGGTCGTTCAGGATCGTGACCGTCTCCGCGCGGGAGAGGGCGAGGCTACGCTCGTTGACGAGGTTGACGAGGCCGGCGACGCGGACCTGCATGTGCGCGGCGCCGGTGTCGTACTCGTGGAGCACGCGCACGGGCAGGCCGAGCATGCGCGTCCGCAAGAAGAAGTAGCGCGACGGATCGTCGACGAACTCATACTGCACCGCCTCGCTCGCCAGCGGTTGCTCAGGCGTGCGGTACATGGTGGCGTCGAAGGTGACGCGGAAGTTGTGGATGACCGGCGCGCCGATGACGCCCGTTCGACGGAGATAGGTGGCCACGAGGTTCGGCAGGTGGGCCAGGTCGCCTTCGCGCACGATCGCGCGACCGGGAAGCGGTTGCCGCGCAAACTGGGCGCGGACTTCGTGCTCAAACTGGCTGGCCAGCGACATGCATCCCCCAAGTAGTGGCGCATGGTGCGCCGGTCATCGACAGGATGCCCTCGGCTGGCGAACCGGGGGATCGGCGAATTCCCCCCACCGTGTCGGTGTTTTCCCGCCCCACGATCATGGCCCTGGCGCGCTGTCCCGTGCGATCACCGCCCATTTGTCGAGCCGACGCCCGTCGACGATCGCCGCGCGCGACAGTTGGCAGCGCTTGAGCCGGCCATTGCCAAACACGTACAGCGTGGTGCGGCTGCCGCCGCGCACTTCGCGCCAGAAGGAGCCGGCCATGCAGGGGACGCCGTCGATGACGGTGTCCTTCGCGAGGTAGCAGGAGGTCAGCGCGCCGGAGGGGGCAAAGCGGGTGCTCCAGGCTTTGTAGCCTTCGCCACGGCAGGTGTGCCCGGCAAGCGGCGTATCCTGCGCCAGCCACGCCCCCCACAGGACGCCCTGCTCGCTGCGATCGAGCCAGGTGCCGTTGGCGAAGCGATGGCCGGCCTCCGTGAAGTCCGTCGACAGGGCGCAGCCGGCGAGTCGCCCGCTGGCCTTGTAGAGCTCGATGGGGGCGTCGTGCGTGCGTGCGCAGGGAATGCCCTGGATCACGGAGTCCCGGTCGAGCGGCCGCCGGAGGAGGGCCGTCGCGGGGACCGGCTGAGCCGCGGCGCCGGAGACGGAGAGCGCGAGGAGGCCGAGGCCCGTCAGCAGGGCGGGAATGGCGCGCGGAGTCAGGCACATGACCAGACGGTACCGCCGGCCAGCCGGCTCGCCCATACGCCACGTGACGTAGCCGGCGCGGCCGGCGCTGCCGTATTACTTGACTAATACACCACCGCGCCGTACACTCGAACCGTATTATCGCCTTAATACACCAGATGCTCATCGTTCTCGACCTTCACAGCGGCGTGCCCACGTATCGACAGATCGTGGAGCAGGTGCGCCTCCAGATCGCCTCCGGGCGGCTGGCGGCGGGGAGCGAGCTGCCCTCAACCCGGCACCTGGCGCAGACGCTGGGGATCAATCCGATGACGGTGAGCAAGGCGTATGGGCTGCTGGAGGCCGAGGGGGCCCTTGAGCATCGCCCAGGGCTGCCACTCACCGTGCGGGCGCGCAGTGCGGCCTCGCGCGAGGCCGCGCGTGAGGCCGAGCTGCGCGCTGCTCTCGAGCCGGCCGCCCGGGCGGCGCAGCAGCTCGGCGTGAGCACGACCAAGGCGGTGCAGCTGTTCCGGCAACTGATGGCCGACCAGGTGGAGGAGGGGAAATGACGAGGGAACCCGTGTCCATCATCGCGGAGCTCGCGCAGGTGACCCGACGCTTCGGGAGCACGCTGGCGCTTGATGCCGTCTCGCTCCGCATTCCGCGCGGCGTGGTGATCGGTCTCGTGGGGAAGAACGGTAGCGGCAAGACCACGCTGCTCAATCATCTCAGCGGGCTGCTGCTGCCCACGTCGGGGACCTGCCGCACATTCGGTGTGCCGAGCGGCTCGCTCGGGGCGGCTGAACTGTCGCGCATTGGCGCGATGTGGCAGCACAGCCGGCTGGTGGCGTGGATGAGCGTAGGGCGGCTGATCCGGTATGTCGGTGGCTTCTACGAGCGATGGGATCGCGAGCTGGTGGGCGCCCTGATCGCGCGACTGCGGCTCGATGTGGACGCGCGCGTCGGCGGCCTGTCGCCCGGGCGGCTGCAGCAGCTCTCGTTGGTGCTCGCCCTCGGCCATCATCCGGAGCTGCTGTTGCTCGATGAGCCGCTGTCGGATCTCGATCCGAGCGCGCGACAGGAGGTGCTCACGATCCTCCTTGAGGTGTATGCCGCCGAGCAGCCCACCATTGTGGTGAGTTCGCATCTGCTGCATGACATCGAGCCCGTGATCACCCACGTCGTCGCGCTCGACGCCGGTCGGGTGACGTGCGATGCCGAGTTGGACACGCTCAAGGAGCGGTACGTGGCGTGGAAGGTGGCCGCGCGCGGCCAGCCACTCCCGAGCACATGGGACGCGCCGTTCATCGTCTCGGCCGCGGGTGATGCGCATCAGGCGACGCTCGTGGTGGAGCGTGACGCGTCGAGCGCCGCCCAGTTCGCCGCGCTGTACGATGTGGAGCTGGTGGAGCAGTCGCTCAATCTGGAGGGGTTGTTTCCGGTGGTGACGAGTGCGCGCGGGCCGCGGGCGCGGGCGACGGTGGAGGTCGGGTGACCGTGCGCCGCATGCGGGGGCTTGTTCTGGTGAGGCCATTCTTTGCCCTGTTTGCGAGACCGTCCATCGCGTTCGCCGCGTGGGTCGTCGTGATGGCGCTCGCGGTCGCCTCGCTGCATCTCGGCGACGTCGGATTCGCGTTGGCCTTCTCCGGACATCCGGGCGCCGTTTTCGAGGACGGCGTGCTCGCGCGGGTCGCACATCAGCTCGTCCTTCACGGGTCGGCGCTGGTGAGTCTGTCGATCGGCATGATGTCCATGTTGGCCGCGGCCGAGGTCGATCTGTCGCCACGCCTGGCGCTGACCCCCCGCTTCCGGGAGAGCATGCGATCCGGGATGCTGCTGCTGATGGCGATCATGCCGCTGGTCGGCTGGGCATGGGCGCACACGTGGGCCCCTGTCTCCAGCCTCTGGCTTGCCCTGGCGTGGACACCGTTCTGGTTTGCGATCTCCTCGTGGGGGCGACTCCTGTCACGCGCGCCGCGATTCGTTGAGGCGAGTCCGGTGGTGCTGCTGATCATGCTGATGATGGTTCCACGCTGGTATGTCCGGGTCGTTGATGTCGTCGGCTGGCCCGGTGCCGTCCTCTCCGTTGGTCTCGCCATCGTTGGGGTGGTGTCCAGCTGGTCACCGCGGGTCCGTGAGATCACCCGCCTCCGCTCGCAGCGCGCCTTCGACGTGTTCGCCTTTCTGGCGTCCTGGCGGGTTGGGGCCGAGGAGCGCGCGGTCGATGCCCCGGTCACCCGTCCAGCCTCCACGATGCAGTGGCTCTCCTACCTCAACGCGGAGCGCATGGATTCCTGGCGGACGTTTCTGTGGCGGGTGCTGGGGCTCGGCGTAATTCTCGGTGCCTTTGTCTTCGTCGGGCACGCCAGTCCCGGGTTGCTCGGGGCATCGGTGCCGCCGATGCTCGCCACGGGGCGCCCCCTGCTCTATCCGCTTGGGCGTCGTGATCGCGCGCGTATTCAGTATCTGGTCCAACTGCAGGACCTGTGGCTCTACGCGATTGCGGCGCTCCTTGGCGCGGCGCTCGCGTCACTGGTGCCGACGGCGTGGATCCCGTCCGATTTCGCGATGGGCGCGCGTGCGGTGCCCATCGTGGTGCAGCTCGGGGCCGCCGTCGCGCTCTGGCCGGTTCCGCAGTGGAAGTCGCTCAGTGCCCCGATTCACTCGGGTGACGTGGCCGCACCGGCTCGCAACAGCCAGCGCATGCTCCTGCATCTCGCGATGGGTATGCTCGTCTACCTACTGGGCGTCGAGGGGCTCTCGCGATTGGTCTGGCGCGAATCCGCGGGTGAGGTGAGTGCCGCACTGGGTGCGCTGGCCGCCGTCGGGGCCGTGGCGCAGCTGGTGTGGTTCCTCTTCCTCCATTGGCATTTCCGTCGGGCCGATCTCGCCCCAAGTGAGGGTTGACCGCCGCACATGCCTTACCAAACCCGAGAAATCGCGGCAAACTAGGCGCGACCGCTCCGCATAGTCCATCGGGCGGCCCTCCCCTGCCCGTCTGCGCATGCGCTCCCGTCTGTCCACGGGGCCGGTTCTGGCCCTGTCGCTGCTGTCGTTCGCCGCTATTGCCCCGCTGCCCGCCCAGGTCACCCCGGGCGTTCCGATGCCCACCGAGGAGACGCGCCGCCACATCGTGGCGCGGCGCGCCACGGGGAAGATCACACTCGACGGCAAGCTGGATGAGCCGGACTGGCAGCGCGCTCCGGAAGCGATGGACTTCGCCCAGATGCGGCCGAATTACCGCCCGGTGGCCGCCTATCAGAGTCGCGTCCGGGTGCTCTTCGATGGCGATAATCTCTACTTTGGCGCCTTCAACCCCGACAGTGTGGGGCTGCGGGAGCGACTCCGCATGCCGGACCTGCGCCGCGACTTCGAGCCGCCCGAGAACGATTCCTGGTCGGTCACCATGGGCCCCCTCGGTGACCATCGGACGGCCGTGCAGTTCTTTGCGACGCCCCTTGGCTCGCAGGCGGATGTCCAGGCATTCGACGGTGGCGACGTTTTCAATTTCA
This window of the Gemmatimonadaceae bacterium genome carries:
- a CDS encoding amidohydrolase family protein; protein product: MRRLTLVSLASLGAPLVACLLAAPLQAQPGGGGGGGAAAWDVSQPRGTTRDISFAIDEGTWMSVDLSPDGTWIVFDLLGHVYRMPAAGGEATALTQSSGVALNFQPRISPDGKSIAFISDRRGQYNLWIMNADGTNQRPVFTDLNATAFEPAWTPDGRFIVVRKGGRGGGEGPAPAGGLWMYHKDGGTGVPLVAAGTGSNLAPAWPSVSADGKYLYYQVNMNVDPREPLGGAVQLRRFRMSDGEVQDITNGETGDAAASRFSSGGGAAPEISPDGRWLAFARQIPDGLLEFKGHQYGPRTALWLRDLHTGAERMVMDPIEPMVGSGSKTVGILPRYVWARDGQSILITQGGKLRRVNIATRAVSTIPFSANVKRTISQMARNRFRISDDAITAKFYRWPSTSPDGRRIAFQALGRVYVQDGATGAPRRLTAAGFSPLEFAPAWSPDGRTISFVTWDDTARGHVWKVPATGGTPTRVSKEPGDYTDPVWSADGRFVVVARGEGATARGRTMTHNTWFDVMRLDANAAGGDTGRVIATIDRPSGSSVGGEARRQLPRPSVGPEGRVFWPEQRPATGGGRGGAVTLRSVTIDGADLQDHLVLPNADEIVPSPDGRFVAFQEGDNVYVTPFVWGGVGGNALRVEKRRGQMPVTALTRDGGLFPRWRDSVTLEYSSGAAFYVHHVNTGRSDTTALKVSAPRAMPTGTIAITNARILPMNGKAAIEKGTIVSKAGRITCVGSCSTAGADRVVNASGKTIIPGLVDMHSHHYREWRGMRPRHDFEQAIYLAYGVTTTMDVSMWSQNMFPTAELIEVGEVVGPRGFSTGDNITAGDAARANEINTPRDALAMVSKMASWGATAVKQYAQPRRDQRQWMAEAARSVGVNLTSEGGFFFEDLAFIMDGQTGWEHAFSEVPMYADGAKFLGKAGATYSPTLVVAGPGPWSIEYWFQESDVWKDAKQRAWFPWRSLVPHTRVRTLRPTTDYSFPFIAQAMADIIAEGGTGALGSHGEHHGLAPHWELWMGASALGNLGALEVATMHGARFLGADRDIGSLEVGKLADLIVLNGNPLQNIRATADARYVMKGGVLYDAMSLDELWPKGVPFGPHSWANEDALQQNVKKTTTFDAKRP
- the ppk1 gene encoding polyphosphate kinase 1, with the translated sequence MSPAPLLSDTDADLLDPELSLLAFQHRVLALAGDPAVPLLERLRFLGIVTSNLDELYMVRMAELRRAAVEEVMRTGATGTATRTLERVEAEVAEIMATMSRHAAACLFEAETRGVGLLSWEALSATEREALRHVYLRDIQPTLHSHAVTLSPGHPVPHLAHLGLFVAVVYRDAPGERLRVAEHELPRDIPRLLPVPGHAGHVIALEDVLRANVPALYPDVIVESAHLFRVTRGGDLHLTEHDGEDLLDAVDRATALRPMNPAVRVEVDTSMPSAVSALLLESLHREAIGRDMALTVTSVQVVDGLLDLRCLTQLPLPADDATLTYPPLVPRTPLPATSLFDTIRDGDVLVHHPFESFDDTVVRFFEEAAADPQVTTMASTLYRVGNPSPVAGALLLAAQAGKRVFALVELQARFDEEHNVRWARAIERAGGQVVYGLPGLKVHAKAALVVRREGDTLRRYVHVGSGNYNVRSGRQYTDLSLFSARPALGEDIATLFRALAAEDGTAPHAPDALPNDALCAPHQLRPALLARIAREIAHAEAGRPAGLTFKMNALADQEMVRALYRASKAGVRVQLLVRGICILRPGVAPYSTNISVASVVGRFLEHSRIYRFENGGTPEFLIGSSDLRPRNLRRRVELLVPVPDRAHQQQLDAILAQYLHDPSAWQLAPDGTYVPGRGGGRTAQDGFLAPP
- a CDS encoding cytochrome c; the encoded protein is MRPGRRLLAGACLLTACAGSKDTTQGGGAAKASVSPGAQSYQRVCANCHLETGLGMVPAYRSLVGSPWATGSVDRAVAIVLFGVQGPVRDVDVTYYTAMLPYGSGARMSDDEVAAAITHVRTSWGNHASVVTAADVARVRARFPARTTGFTQAELDGWTDQP
- a CDS encoding ATP-binding cassette domain-containing protein, translated to MTREPVSIIAELAQVTRRFGSTLALDAVSLRIPRGVVIGLVGKNGSGKTTLLNHLSGLLLPTSGTCRTFGVPSGSLGAAELSRIGAMWQHSRLVAWMSVGRLIRYVGGFYERWDRELVGALIARLRLDVDARVGGLSPGRLQQLSLVLALGHHPELLLLDEPLSDLDPSARQEVLTILLEVYAAEQPTIVVSSHLLHDIEPVITHVVALDAGRVTCDAELDTLKERYVAWKVAARGQPLPSTWDAPFIVSAAGDAHQATLVVERDASSAAQFAALYDVELVEQSLNLEGLFPVVTSARGPRARATVEVG
- a CDS encoding D-2-hydroxyacid dehydrogenase, which produces MDTLGSVRWVHSTGAGVDGWLRGAPLDPGILVTRSPELFGGQITEWAITRIFALQQDLFRLRDAQQARVWDQHEVPRVAGTRALFVGTGDIGRTMATALTALGVHCSGVSRSGVSDCAAFTSVHPLSALPERVATADWIVVSLPNTPETYRLIDHAVLAQCRGAVLLNCGRGTVVEQAAIPEALDRGWLRAAVLDVFEEEPLPTDSPLWGDPRVIVSPHMSGLTTVEGAAAGFLECLECLERGEMPRWAIDRVRGY
- a CDS encoding GntR family transcriptional regulator, coding for MLIVLDLHSGVPTYRQIVEQVRLQIASGRLAAGSELPSTRHLAQTLGINPMTVSKAYGLLEAEGALEHRPGLPLTVRARSAASREAAREAELRAALEPAARAAQQLGVSTTKAVQLFRQLMADQVEEGK